The following are from one region of the Phormidium sp. PBR-2020 genome:
- a CDS encoding DUF3318 domain-containing protein, which yields MTSYVTSAAKAEINELRRLRGLLPPELQSWVTVEKTTEIDPPLVRCEELSRDEVEIAIDLVKWENLALDQRNLLFWHEVARIQNDTIPREGWEMAALAIGLGGAVGELWVQDGILLLLALGLCGVSGYRLYQKNNSDKALQELLEADDKAIALATRFGYTLPNAYKSLGSALKTLIEQTPKKRLRKQYETRLEALRRSASKAKSQSKAKRTSRDVTQTSPYQL from the coding sequence ATGACCTCCTATGTCACCTCGGCTGCAAAAGCTGAAATTAATGAATTGCGCCGTCTCCGGGGACTGTTACCCCCTGAACTACAAAGTTGGGTAACGGTCGAGAAAACCACGGAAATTGACCCCCCCTTGGTTCGCTGCGAGGAGTTGAGCCGGGATGAGGTCGAAATTGCCATTGATTTGGTCAAGTGGGAAAATTTAGCCCTTGACCAGCGCAATTTGCTATTTTGGCATGAAGTCGCCCGGATTCAGAATGACACCATTCCCCGTGAAGGGTGGGAAATGGCGGCCTTGGCGATCGGTCTAGGTGGGGCCGTGGGGGAACTCTGGGTTCAAGATGGGATATTACTCCTATTGGCGTTAGGCCTGTGTGGAGTTTCGGGGTATCGTCTGTATCAGAAGAACAACAGTGACAAGGCCCTGCAAGAGTTATTAGAGGCGGATGACAAGGCGATCGCCCTAGCCACCCGCTTCGGCTACACGTTACCCAATGCCTACAAGAGTTTGGGAAGTGCCCTCAAAACCTTAATTGAACAAACTCCCAAAAAACGCCTTCGCAAACAGTACGAGACTCGTTTAGAAGCCCTCCGCCGCAGTGCCTCTAAGGCTAAGTCTCAGTCAAAGGCTAAACGCACCAGCCGCGATGTCACCCAAACCAGTCCCTATCAGCTTTAG
- a CDS encoding serine/threonine protein phosphatase translates to MSTHPRQIVIGDVHGHYDTLIRLLDSLGLQEGDRVDFLGDLIDRGPASCQVVDLIMSHPSYHAIRGNHEEMMLSALVYGREDERYFDFWLSGGGDMTLESYPNSDLMYHHLDWLESLPAYRDHGDVWLVHAGVDPHRPLEDQSSQEFCWIRDVFHRQTTPYFTDKLMIIGHTITFTFPGVQSGQLVQGCGWLGIDTGVYTLESGWLTALDVTHKQVYQANVWQESLRSLPWEDIVVTIDPNRVRRRRFALK, encoded by the coding sequence ATGTCAACCCATCCTCGACAAATTGTAATTGGTGACGTTCATGGTCATTACGACACCCTAATCCGATTGCTAGACAGTCTTGGGCTACAAGAGGGCGATCGCGTCGATTTTTTGGGAGATCTCATTGATCGCGGTCCTGCGAGTTGTCAAGTGGTTGACTTGATCATGTCTCATCCTTCCTATCATGCGATTCGGGGCAACCATGAGGAGATGATGCTCTCAGCATTAGTCTACGGTCGAGAGGATGAGCGTTATTTTGACTTTTGGCTCAGTGGCGGCGGTGATATGACCTTAGAAAGCTATCCCAACTCAGACCTGATGTACCACCATTTGGATTGGCTTGAATCCCTGCCGGCCTACCGAGATCATGGAGATGTCTGGCTGGTTCATGCTGGCGTGGACCCCCATCGTCCTCTAGAAGACCAGTCGAGTCAAGAATTTTGTTGGATTCGCGATGTCTTTCATCGCCAAACGACTCCCTATTTTACAGATAAGCTCATGATCATTGGTCATACGATTACCTTTACCTTCCCGGGAGTCCAGTCTGGGCAGTTGGTTCAAGGCTGTGGTTGGCTGGGGATTGATACGGGAGTGTATACCCTCGAAAGCGGCTGGCTGACGGCTCTGGATGTGACCCATAAACAGGTGTATCAAGCTAATGTCTGGCAAGAAAGCCTGCGATCGCTCCCCTGGGAGGATATCGTTGTGACCATTGACCCTAATCGCGTGCGTCGCCGTCGCTTTGCCTTGAAGTGA
- a CDS encoding alpha-glucosidase, with translation MTKPETKTEQAWWERGIIYQIYPLTFADANGDGIGDIQGIIQRLDYLNDGNLESETSLGINAIWLSPINESPMMDNGYDVSNYTEICPMFGTMADFEELIVECHRRNIKVILDLVLNHTSNQHEWFLESQQNRENPKADWYLWQEGYKDNLPNNWLSYFGGTGWTYCESRKQYYFHTFNKNQPDLNWRNPEVREAIYKVVRFWLDKGVDGFRLDASSVYSKDKYFRDNPLKFGTNDKNEYNNYHHLYEKNLPENHEIVREIRSILDEYGDRLLIGETFIDNRLYESTRFYGTKNDELHLPFTFEFAFSPWYPGYLQREIEHKELVTPLGAQPVYFFDNHDIPRHLSRWVECSLCIDSHAIAQAAATLLLTLRGTPVLYYGQELGMVDHREIPPEKLRDKAIAPSTSGEVPEQRDGSRTPMQWDDSPQAGFSFGKDVEPWLPLHPNYKDLNVANAWKNPDSLLNFYRRLIQLYQKHPALQRGSWRSLIHYPHEHLVYLRETEEESILVLINFSFQKPLDLDEPLERDNWTVLLSNHYDTDAVMTIPEMLQSFDICLFGKQKGKEH, from the coding sequence ATGACGAAACCAGAAACGAAAACCGAACAAGCGTGGTGGGAACGGGGAATTATTTATCAGATTTATCCCCTGACTTTTGCGGATGCCAATGGGGATGGAATTGGTGATATTCAGGGAATTATTCAGCGGTTAGATTATCTCAATGATGGCAATCTGGAAAGTGAAACCTCTTTGGGGATTAATGCCATTTGGTTATCTCCTATTAATGAGTCCCCCATGATGGACAATGGCTATGATGTGAGTAACTATACTGAAATTTGCCCGATGTTCGGGACGATGGCAGATTTTGAGGAGTTGATTGTCGAATGTCATCGACGGAATATTAAAGTTATTTTAGATTTGGTTCTTAATCATACCTCTAATCAACATGAGTGGTTTTTAGAGTCACAACAGAATCGCGAGAATCCTAAAGCTGATTGGTATTTGTGGCAGGAAGGTTATAAAGATAATCTCCCAAATAACTGGCTCTCTTATTTTGGGGGCACAGGCTGGACGTATTGCGAGAGTCGAAAACAGTATTATTTTCACACCTTTAATAAAAATCAACCGGATTTAAACTGGCGCAACCCAGAGGTGCGGGAGGCAATTTATAAGGTGGTTCGTTTTTGGTTGGATAAGGGGGTAGATGGGTTTCGTCTTGACGCATCGAGTGTTTATAGCAAAGATAAATACTTTCGGGACAATCCCTTGAAATTCGGTACAAATGACAAAAATGAATATAATAACTATCATCATTTGTATGAAAAAAACTTGCCCGAAAATCATGAGATTGTGCGGGAAATCCGCAGCATTTTAGATGAGTATGGCGATCGCCTGTTGATTGGTGAGACCTTTATCGACAATCGTCTGTATGAATCCACCCGGTTTTATGGGACTAAAAATGACGAATTACATTTGCCTTTTACCTTTGAATTTGCCTTTAGTCCCTGGTATCCGGGCTATTTACAACGGGAAATTGAACATAAGGAATTGGTGACGCCTCTGGGGGCGCAACCGGTGTACTTTTTTGATAACCATGATATCCCGCGCCATCTGTCTCGCTGGGTTGAATGTAGTCTCTGTATCGACTCCCATGCGATCGCCCAAGCGGCGGCCACTTTATTGTTAACGTTACGGGGCACACCCGTCCTCTATTATGGCCAGGAATTGGGCATGGTGGATCATCGAGAGATTCCCCCGGAGAAATTACGGGATAAGGCCATCGCCCCGAGTACCAGTGGCGAAGTTCCTGAACAGCGAGATGGTTCGCGAACTCCCATGCAATGGGATGACTCCCCCCAGGCGGGGTTCAGTTTCGGCAAAGACGTCGAACCCTGGCTACCGCTGCATCCCAATTACAAAGACTTAAATGTGGCGAACGCCTGGAAAAACCCCGATTCCCTGCTGAACTTCTACCGGCGTTTGATTCAGCTATATCAGAAACATCCCGCCTTGCAACGGGGGAGTTGGCGATCGCTGATTCACTATCCCCATGAACATCTCGTCTATCTACGGGAAACAGAGGAGGAGTCAATTCTGGTGCTCATCAACTTCTCCTTCCAAAAACCCCTCGATTTAGATGAACCCCTAGAGCGAGACAATTGGACGGTGTTACTGTCCAATCACTATGACACCGATGCAGTGATGACAATTCCTGAGATGCTCCAATCCTTTGATATCTGCTTATTTGGCAAACAGAAGGGCAAGGAACATTAA
- a CDS encoding M48 family metallopeptidase, with amino-acid sequence MPDYPGISSDAFRHPLDREAEEALRNLAGFDGVARKFVEYVYERPQAVFLTGNHIQVGPRQYSTVYQLFREAVRALDISPEPLLFVSHNPQLNAFSLGQDYPSITLNSGLLDAMDEAQLKAVIAHELGHLKCGHTILIQMAMWVISTARFVGEFTFGMGNVISSGLLYAFYEWRRKAELTADRAALLATDHLDTVTQTLMIVAGGSQKYAHELDMTEFIRQSERYQELDRDELNQVYKFLLYNGPQSMASHPFAVERLHYIRQWAQSADYQRIRAGDYRHDETRGAVNVKTDAGNTVSSLRREIEALQAEIERERQQRSPSDSSSRH; translated from the coding sequence ATGCCTGACTATCCTGGAATTTCTAGTGATGCCTTCCGTCACCCCCTCGATCGCGAAGCTGAGGAGGCCTTGCGCAACTTAGCGGGGTTTGATGGGGTGGCCCGCAAGTTTGTTGAATATGTCTATGAACGTCCGCAAGCGGTGTTTCTGACGGGGAATCACATCCAAGTGGGGCCCCGACAATATTCTACTGTCTACCAACTCTTCCGGGAGGCGGTGCGGGCCTTGGATATTTCCCCGGAACCGCTGCTGTTTGTTTCCCATAACCCCCAACTGAATGCCTTTTCTTTAGGGCAAGATTACCCCTCCATCACCCTCAACTCGGGCCTCCTCGATGCTATGGATGAAGCCCAGTTAAAGGCGGTCATCGCCCATGAACTGGGCCATCTCAAATGCGGTCATACGATTTTGATTCAGATGGCCATGTGGGTTATCTCCACCGCTAGATTTGTGGGGGAGTTTACCTTCGGGATGGGGAATGTTATCAGTAGTGGCTTACTCTACGCTTTTTATGAATGGCGACGCAAAGCCGAACTCACGGCCGATCGCGCGGCCCTATTGGCAACGGATCATCTCGATACGGTGACACAAACCCTGATGATTGTGGCGGGGGGAAGTCAGAAATATGCCCATGAACTGGACATGACAGAGTTTATCCGCCAATCGGAACGCTACCAAGAGTTAGATCGCGACGAATTGAATCAAGTCTATAAGTTTCTGCTCTACAACGGGCCGCAGAGCATGGCGAGTCACCCCTTCGCCGTTGAGCGTCTGCACTATATCCGTCAGTGGGCCCAGTCGGCGGACTACCAGCGGATTCGCGCGGGGGATTATCGTCATGATGAGACCCGAGGCGCGGTGAATGTGAAGACGGATGCGGGCAACACCGTGAGTAGTTTACGCCGTGAGATTGAGGCGCTTCAGGCGGAGATTGAACGGGAACGACAACAGCGATCGCCCTCAGACTCCTCGTCACGCCACTAA
- the lipB gene encoding lipoyl(octanoyl) transferase LipB: MFSTTSPRRLHILWFQTLIPYPTAWEIQRSLFEARRADPQLEDVLLLLEHPPVYTLGRGADAKFLQFNPQSSEREVYRIERGGEVTYHCPGQLVGYPILNLKRHQPDLHDYLRRLEGTLIATLSDLGLAGERLPGLTGVWLDGAKVAAIGIQVSRWITRHGFALNVCPDLQGFREIVPCGIGDRPVGSLQHWLPQITVSQVVPTVIKAFAETFELEPQLYSIQGSVSEILWRQLLGGGEGES, from the coding sequence ATGTTTAGTACCACTTCGCCTCGACGACTTCATATTCTCTGGTTTCAAACTCTGATTCCTTATCCAACGGCATGGGAAATTCAGCGATCGCTGTTTGAGGCTCGCCGCGCTGATCCCCAGTTAGAGGATGTTTTATTGTTGTTGGAGCATCCTCCTGTCTACACTCTAGGACGAGGAGCCGATGCGAAGTTCCTACAGTTTAACCCTCAATCCTCTGAGCGGGAAGTTTATCGTATTGAACGGGGGGGAGAGGTGACGTATCACTGTCCGGGGCAATTGGTGGGATATCCAATTCTCAACCTGAAGCGACATCAGCCGGATTTACATGATTACCTACGACGGCTTGAAGGCACTTTGATAGCAACTTTGAGCGATTTGGGGTTGGCGGGGGAGCGTCTGCCGGGGTTGACGGGGGTTTGGCTCGACGGTGCGAAGGTGGCGGCGATCGGGATTCAGGTCAGCCGCTGGATTACTCGTCATGGCTTTGCCCTCAATGTTTGCCCCGATTTACAAGGATTTCGCGAGATTGTCCCCTGTGGGATTGGCGATCGCCCGGTGGGGAGTTTACAGCACTGGTTACCTCAGATAACCGTCTCGCAGGTCGTCCCGACGGTGATTAAGGCGTTTGCTGAGACCTTTGAGCTTGAGCCTCAACTCTATTCGATTCAAGGATCGGTTTCTGAGATCCTCTGGCGACAACTCTTAGGTGGGGGGGAAGGCGAATCCTGA
- a CDS encoding chromosome segregation ATPase, with product MRKKTNLSLERSLREPNRATQMTRPEDSSVPRQRQRRQRSWTSWLPGWQFWTLLFGVGTIGTAITASALLLSLPSVPNCPRIFWPTASASMRLYCGQLAANKNTVDDILEAIALVSELPEDHGLRPTINAQIEDWTQELLDLAETSFHEGRLPEAIDTARRIPTHELSDSAQAAIEPVIEQRIEDWKRIWTEAEDLYAEIEDHLQNRRWNLAFSATTRLRSVQNHHWRVTKQEEITQRVQQARDDTNKLANARNLANRRTVDDLLEAISMAEGIGLDSFAYSSAQDALKEFGRTMLDLAEAQLQAQNLTEAIAIARRVPASTQLKEEANDFVVLARGEFMAWQPSVRNLENAITQAQRIPLDSPLYSRAQTRIRQWQGAIDEVAVLERARNMARTGSTADLTTAISQAELISNSTPVYDQAQEEINRWRTQLQTRQDRPILQRAETLARQGNYQQAIAQAQQISSSRALYNDAQAQINRWQQTISEQRDRPIFNRAERQANAGNLQQAIATAQQIPSNSALSGEAQTAIARWTSAQRDRDLLDQAYRLADNGSAESLESAIRTANSITNYGGQRPDADVLIRNLSWELLELAQSRAWSSLSAAIETAERIPRYTEAHSEAQRLIRDWNAQLNPPPPAPEPEIDLERKFEDGVPIDWGNPIPSD from the coding sequence ATGAGGAAAAAAACAAACCTATCGTTAGAGCGATCGCTCCGAGAGCCGAACCGGGCTACTCAGATGACTCGCCCGGAGGACTCCTCCGTTCCGCGTCAGCGGCAACGTCGCCAACGCTCTTGGACATCCTGGCTCCCTGGGTGGCAGTTCTGGACGCTCCTGTTTGGGGTGGGGACGATTGGTACGGCGATTACGGCCTCGGCGTTGCTGCTGAGTTTGCCGAGTGTTCCCAATTGTCCGCGTATTTTCTGGCCCACAGCCTCGGCGTCCATGCGTCTCTATTGTGGGCAGTTGGCTGCCAATAAAAACACGGTGGACGATATTCTCGAAGCGATCGCCCTCGTCAGCGAACTTCCCGAGGATCATGGCCTACGTCCAACCATCAATGCCCAAATTGAGGACTGGACGCAAGAACTTCTCGATTTGGCAGAAACCTCATTCCATGAAGGGAGATTACCCGAAGCCATCGATACGGCCCGGCGCATTCCCACCCATGAGCTTTCTGATAGTGCCCAGGCGGCCATTGAACCGGTCATTGAACAGCGGATTGAGGACTGGAAGCGTATTTGGACGGAGGCGGAAGACCTTTATGCCGAAATTGAGGATCATTTGCAAAACCGCCGCTGGAATTTAGCGTTTTCTGCCACGACTCGCTTACGTTCGGTACAGAATCACCATTGGCGGGTGACGAAGCAGGAGGAGATTACTCAGCGGGTTCAACAGGCCCGGGACGATACCAACAAACTGGCTAATGCTCGTAATCTGGCCAACCGTCGCACGGTAGACGATCTCCTCGAAGCGATTAGCATGGCAGAAGGGATTGGCCTGGACTCCTTCGCCTATTCCAGCGCTCAAGATGCCTTAAAAGAGTTTGGACGGACGATGTTGGATTTAGCCGAGGCCCAACTTCAGGCCCAAAACTTGACTGAAGCCATTGCCATCGCCCGCCGGGTTCCGGCCAGTACCCAGTTGAAAGAGGAAGCCAACGATTTTGTGGTGTTAGCTCGCGGTGAGTTTATGGCCTGGCAACCCAGTGTTCGAAATCTGGAAAATGCCATTACGCAGGCTCAGCGGATTCCCCTGGATAGTCCTCTCTATAGTCGCGCTCAGACTCGAATCCGTCAGTGGCAAGGTGCGATTGATGAGGTGGCAGTTTTGGAACGGGCCCGTAATATGGCTCGCACGGGCAGTACAGCAGATTTAACGACGGCTATTTCTCAGGCGGAACTGATCTCAAATTCAACTCCGGTTTATGATCAGGCTCAGGAAGAGATCAATCGCTGGCGTACACAACTGCAAACCCGTCAAGATCGCCCAATTTTGCAACGGGCGGAAACCCTGGCCCGACAAGGGAACTATCAACAGGCGATCGCCCAAGCCCAACAAATTAGCAGTTCACGGGCCCTCTATAATGATGCCCAAGCTCAGATTAATCGCTGGCAACAGACGATTAGTGAACAGCGCGATCGCCCTATCTTCAATCGGGCTGAACGTCAGGCCAATGCCGGCAATCTGCAACAGGCGATCGCCACGGCTCAACAAATTCCCTCCAACAGTGCCCTCTCGGGAGAAGCACAAACGGCGATCGCCCGTTGGACCAGTGCCCAGCGCGATCGCGATCTCCTAGATCAAGCCTATCGTCTGGCTGATAATGGCTCGGCAGAATCCCTAGAATCGGCAATTCGCACCGCCAACAGCATCACCAATTATGGCGGTCAACGCCCGGATGCGGATGTCCTGATTCGTAATCTCAGTTGGGAATTGCTCGAACTCGCTCAGTCTCGGGCTTGGAGTAGTCTCAGTGCGGCGATCGAGACGGCGGAACGCATTCCCAGATATACGGAGGCTCACAGCGAGGCTCAGCGGTTAATTCGCGATTGGAATGCCCAACTCAACCCCCCCCCACCGGCCCCCGAACCGGAAATCGATTTAGAGCGTAAGTTTGAGGATGGGGTTCCCATTGATTGGGGCAATCCGATTCCTAGTGATTAA
- a CDS encoding alpha/beta fold hydrolase encodes MTVQSPSSASSLQRQFWTWRGQSIAYTVNGEGNGERPPLVLIHGFGASIGHWRQNIPVWAESGYRVYALDLLGFGESAKPPFEYSIDLWRDLLVDFWQEFIAEPTVFVGNSIGALLALVMAAQYPDSTRGAVLLNCAGGLNHRPEELAFPLRVVMGTFAKLVASKTLGTLMFNQVRQPRRIRNTLYQVYGNREAVTDELVQLLYTPSCDVGAQQVFASILSAPPGPKPSELIDSVNCPVLVLWGEDDPWTPVKGAEIYRHWGERHPVEFHSIPETGHCPHDERPDVVNPLVLNWLEGQVVG; translated from the coding sequence GTGACGGTACAATCTCCCTCCTCTGCGTCTTCTTTGCAACGACAGTTTTGGACTTGGCGCGGACAGTCCATTGCTTATACAGTCAACGGTGAGGGCAACGGTGAGCGCCCCCCCTTGGTTCTGATTCATGGTTTTGGGGCCTCCATTGGCCATTGGCGCCAGAATATCCCCGTTTGGGCTGAGTCTGGTTATCGTGTCTATGCCTTGGACTTACTGGGATTTGGCGAGTCGGCCAAACCCCCCTTTGAGTATTCCATTGACTTATGGCGAGATCTCCTGGTGGATTTTTGGCAGGAGTTCATCGCGGAACCCACGGTATTTGTGGGCAATTCCATCGGGGCCTTATTGGCGTTGGTGATGGCGGCCCAATATCCCGATTCTACCCGAGGGGCCGTGTTACTCAACTGTGCCGGAGGACTGAATCATCGCCCGGAGGAACTGGCCTTCCCCCTGCGGGTGGTGATGGGAACCTTTGCCAAGTTGGTGGCCTCGAAAACCCTGGGAACGTTAATGTTCAACCAGGTTCGACAACCGCGACGGATTCGTAACACCCTCTATCAAGTCTATGGGAACCGAGAGGCGGTCACCGATGAGTTGGTGCAACTGTTGTATACTCCCTCTTGTGATGTAGGAGCGCAACAGGTGTTTGCGTCGATTCTCTCGGCACCTCCGGGCCCGAAACCCTCGGAGTTGATTGATTCAGTCAATTGTCCGGTGTTAGTGCTTTGGGGCGAAGATGACCCCTGGACACCGGTGAAAGGGGCAGAGATTTATCGCCACTGGGGTGAACGCCATCCGGTGGAGTTCCATTCTATTCCCGAAACGGGTCATTGTCCCCATGATGAACGCCCAGATGTGGTCAATCCTTTGGTCTTAAATTGGCTAGAGGGTCAGGTCGTCGGTTAA
- the raiA gene encoding ribosome-associated translation inhibitor RaiA produces the protein MKLVIQGKNFEITDAIRDYVEEKIEKAVSHFESLTTEVDVHLSVARNPRISANQSAEVTIYANGTVIRAQEGSESMYASIDLVADKIARQLRKYKEKRNRKLHTQGKTTEVLAEVVSNSDGVTEDLIGDRAVELPPEVVRTKYFAMPPMTAEEALEQLQLVDHDFYVFRNAETGEINVIYERNHGGYGVIQPRKAAENGAVKAQEMSKAS, from the coding sequence ATGAAATTAGTTATCCAAGGCAAAAATTTTGAGATCACCGACGCTATTCGTGACTATGTTGAGGAAAAAATCGAGAAAGCGGTGAGCCATTTTGAATCATTGACGACTGAAGTCGATGTTCACCTGTCTGTCGCCCGCAATCCTCGTATTTCCGCCAATCAGTCCGCTGAGGTGACGATTTACGCCAATGGAACCGTCATCCGCGCTCAGGAAGGAAGCGAATCGATGTATGCCAGCATCGACTTGGTAGCAGACAAAATTGCCCGTCAGTTGCGCAAGTACAAAGAGAAACGCAACCGCAAGCTACATACCCAAGGCAAAACAACCGAAGTTTTGGCGGAGGTGGTCTCCAACTCTGACGGTGTGACTGAAGACTTGATTGGCGATCGCGCTGTTGAACTTCCCCCTGAGGTGGTGCGGACGAAATACTTTGCGATGCCGCCGATGACCGCCGAGGAAGCCTTGGAACAGTTACAACTGGTGGATCATGACTTTTACGTGTTCCGCAATGCTGAAACGGGCGAGATCAATGTGATCTACGAACGTAATCACGGAGGGTATGGTGTGATTCAACCCCGTAAAGCCGCAGAAAATGGAGCGGTCAAAGCCCAGGAGATGTCTAAAGCCTCCTAG
- a CDS encoding alpha/beta hydrolase, with protein sequence MRRSRFRSTLIFSGLLLSSVVLTVSLPAWSAQTITASYSVFERSISVDALETYARTGTIERDLAPYIRFAPPQLRENIREALLARAEVDAVAVSQFLYTPQGEALLQRLGQAIQLGSGGSGYLGLRSALILAAADESEGLTLLNVLRHFPTDTVRLDFNQTLRMAQDLQALIRDNNQAVSTVASQSLLEAQANSGVMSSLRNLTDLGDYSWEVSSLDLRDRDRALPWGYPLAVDLYLPRQVLSAPIVVISHGLGSNRQSFQYLAEHLASHGFAVLVPEHSGSSARHMDALLRGRAQEIARPQEFIDRPVDVTFALNSLEKQAITDRQLGDRLDFKRVGVIGQSFGGYTALTLGGASLNFPELQNRCGQNQQSQSWNVSLFLQCRALDLFETASEGQLSFRDARVQGIIALNPIGSALFGPAGYGDINVPVMLLAGGSDTVSPAIAEQIPPFSWLTSPHKYFVLLPEATHFSVIGTSERDTVSLPSDIIGPNPQVAQGYVKALSLAFLQTHIAANEEFAPYLNAAYAQEMSQEPIGLFLVQGDFDGFREADSLANRHL encoded by the coding sequence ATGCGACGCTCCCGCTTTCGCTCAACCCTGATTTTCTCAGGACTGCTCCTCAGCAGTGTCGTCCTGACCGTTAGCCTACCGGCATGGAGTGCCCAGACCATTACTGCCAGTTACAGTGTATTTGAACGCTCCATTTCCGTCGATGCCCTGGAAACCTATGCCCGGACGGGGACAATTGAGCGAGATTTAGCCCCCTACATCCGTTTTGCGCCTCCACAACTGCGCGAGAACATTCGTGAAGCTCTTCTGGCCCGGGCGGAAGTGGACGCGGTGGCCGTATCTCAGTTTCTCTATACGCCCCAGGGAGAAGCGTTGTTACAGCGGCTTGGACAGGCAATTCAACTGGGGTCTGGAGGATCGGGGTATTTGGGGTTGCGTTCGGCTCTAATTCTAGCGGCGGCCGATGAGAGCGAGGGCTTGACGCTGCTCAACGTCTTGCGTCATTTTCCTACGGATACCGTGCGCTTGGACTTCAACCAAACCTTACGCATGGCCCAAGATTTGCAGGCCTTAATCCGGGACAACAATCAGGCCGTTTCCACCGTAGCCAGTCAGTCCTTGCTAGAAGCACAAGCCAACTCAGGGGTGATGAGTTCCCTGCGAAATCTGACGGACTTGGGAGACTATTCCTGGGAAGTTAGCTCCCTCGATCTGCGCGATCGCGATCGCGCCCTCCCCTGGGGCTATCCCTTGGCGGTGGACTTATATCTACCGCGACAAGTCCTGTCAGCCCCCATTGTGGTTATTTCCCATGGACTTGGGTCAAATCGGCAATCCTTCCAATATCTAGCGGAACATTTAGCCTCCCATGGCTTCGCGGTGCTAGTTCCCGAACATTCCGGGAGTAGTGCCCGACATATGGATGCCCTATTACGAGGGCGGGCCCAGGAAATTGCCCGGCCTCAGGAATTTATCGATCGCCCCGTTGATGTCACCTTTGCCCTCAATAGCCTCGAAAAGCAAGCCATTACCGATCGCCAATTGGGCGATCGCCTGGACTTTAAACGCGTCGGGGTCATTGGCCAATCCTTTGGCGGCTACACCGCCTTAACCCTCGGGGGGGCCAGCTTAAACTTTCCAGAATTACAAAATCGCTGTGGCCAAAACCAACAAAGCCAATCCTGGAATGTCTCCCTATTTCTCCAATGCCGGGCCCTAGACCTATTCGAGACGGCGTCCGAGGGGCAACTGAGCTTTCGTGATGCGCGAGTTCAAGGCATTATCGCCCTCAATCCCATCGGGAGTGCCCTATTTGGTCCAGCGGGGTATGGAGACATTAATGTTCCAGTGATGCTCCTCGCTGGGGGGTCAGATACCGTCTCCCCGGCCATCGCCGAACAAATTCCCCCCTTTAGCTGGTTAACCAGTCCCCACAAATACTTTGTCCTGCTCCCGGAAGCCACCCATTTCTCGGTCATTGGCACGTCTGAGCGGGATACGGTTAGCCTCCCTAGCGACATTATTGGGCCGAACCCCCAAGTGGCCCAAGGCTACGTCAAGGCCTTGAGTTTAGCCTTCTTACAAACTCACATTGCGGCCAACGAGGAGTTCGCCCCCTATCTCAATGCCGCCTATGCCCAAGAAATGAGCCAAGAACCCATCGGTTTATTTTTGGTACAAGGGGACTTCGATGGGTTCCGAGAGGCAGATTCGTTAGCCAACCGTCATCTTTAG